The Streptomyces fungicidicus nucleotide sequence CCGGCGCATGCCTGCCCCTCTCGGGTCAGTGGGAAGGGGTGGACGACCGGCCCGCCCGCCAGAGGCGGACAGGAAACCGGCTCCCCTCAGCGCTGCACGTACGAGACGCACAGCGGAGGCAACCGGCCGCAGCCGGTGAGCTGCGGAAAGGCTGAACGTGTGTGCTGTCTCCTTCGGGAACGCGAGCTCCCGTTTCAGGCGTATGGAGACGTGACCTTTCGGTCTAAGCCCTCCCGAATGACAAGGGTCGGGTGCGCCCTCGGCCCGCTCTGTCCCGGGCCCCTTGGCGCTGCTCGAAGCACAGCGCCCGTCGATGCACACCACAGGCCGGACACGAGGTCCGCTAACTGGTGCGCACCAGTAGATTGCATCTGGTGCGCACCAGAGTCAAGGTGGTTCGCCATTTCGAGTGGCGTTCGCTCCCCGCGGTGCCTCTCCAGGAGACCGCTCAGAGCAGGGCTGGCGGTAGCCAACAGGGCTTAACATCAGGCCTGTTAAGCCCTGTTGACCTGCGGCAACGTGAGGCATGCTGAGAACGCCAGTGAAGGCTTCAACCGTCGGACGGTGATCTGTGAGCGCAGGACTTCGAAGCGCCCGGACGGCGCGCGGCTGGTCTCAGGAGCGACTGGTTCGCGAAATTGAGCAGTACGCCCGGCGGAATGTCACGGACGTTGCCTCAACCGCGAGCCTGCGCGTGTACGTGTCGGAGTGGGAGAACGGGAAGCGCACGCTCTCGGACCGGTACGCGGGGATCCTGCGGAAGCTCCTTGGCGTCACTGACGCGGAGCTGAGGGGCGGCGCTGCACCGGCGCCGGTGGCCGCTTCGGCCGACGGCTACGACGAACTGCTCAGCCGGATCGACGCGGCCGGCAGTGTCGGTGAGACCATGGTGCAGGCGTTCAACGACCAGACAGAGTTGCTCCGCACCATGGACAGGCAGAGGGGCGCGGCTGGTCTGGTCGACCAGATGACAGGGCACCTTGCCGCACTGGAAGACGCGCTCAACTTCGCCGTGCTGCCGTCCGCACGCCGACCTGTTGCCCTGGCCCTTGCAGGTGCATCGACCCTCGCAGCGTGGCAGGCCATCGACTCCGGAGCGGTCGAACGGGCGTGGCGGCACTACGAACTCGCGAAGCGAGCGGCGCGTGACGCTGAGGCTCCGATGTACCTGGCCCACGCCATGGCGGAACAGGCGTACGTGCTCTGTGAGGCCGGTCGACCTGCCCTCGGGGTCGACCTCGTACGGGACGCGCGGCGCACCGTTGGCCAGTCGAGTTCCGCTCGGTTGCGGGCGTGGCTGTATGCGGCCGAAGCGGAGATGTGCGCATACGCCGGTATGCCGGACGACTCCCGACGGGCGCTCGATGCGGCCCTGGCCACCATCCCGGCAGGACCGGAAGACAGGGACCCGGACATGCTGAGCATCTTCTTAAACGGCACCCACCTTGCCCGGTGGCAAGGCAACGTGCTCGCCATGCTCGGTGACAGCGACGCGGTCACGAGTCTGTACGGAGCGCTGGAAGACATGGACCCGTCGTTCGTCCGGGCGCGCGCTGGACTGCATACAGACTTGGCGCACGCGCACTTGACGCGAGCCGAGTACGACGACGCCCACACCCATTTGAGGCAGGCCCGGCTACTGGCGGGCCGCACCGGTTCGGTGCGGCAGCGCCGTCGTGTCGACATGCTCAGCGCGCGGCTGTGATTCCCTGCGCGCGCCGGTTGGCCAGGATGTGGAGCAAGGCAACGAGGGTGCCGGACCCCATCAGCTCACCGCGGGCCATGAGCCCCGGAATGTCTGTGAGGGGGACCCACTCGATGTGGCCGGCTTCCTCTAGGTCGGTCGGTTCACCGACCCGTTCCGCGCCGTGGCCGACGAAGATTTCGTGAGGCGAGTCGACCATGCCGACCATGGGCTGATAGCTCACGACGTGTTCCAGCGTCTTCGGGCGCCACCCGGTCTCTTCGACCACTTCGCGTAGAGCCGTGTCCGCTGGTTCCTCGCCAGGGTCAACGATGCCGCCCGGGAGCTCCCAGCCGAACTGTTGGGGTACGAAGCGGTAGCGCCACATCATGAGCACGCGGTCCTGGTCGTCCAGAACGGCGGTGATGGCTACGTGGTGCAGCTTCACCACGTGATGCTCGAACGACTCCATACCGGGCGGCTCCACATCCCAGAGTTGAAGCTTCACCCATCGGTTGTCGTACAGATTGCGCTCACCGTGGATACGCCACGGCTCCACCCCCTCAGGCCGCCTGACGCTCACTGCGCCGGGGACCCGGTACGAACTGCGGCCCCGAACCTCCAAAGCGCCCTCAGCCACGAGACGCGCGAGCACCTGCCGCAACGCCGTCCGGCCGATGCCGAGTTCATCGACGAGCGCACGCTCAGAGGGAAGCTTGTCGCCCGGTGCGTACTCGCCGGCAGCCAGCCGCTCCCGAAGCGTCTCGTAGACCTTGGTCGTCTTCGGTCCCATGCGCGGAGCACTCTCCGTTCTGCTGTGGTGCGTACCAGCGTAACCTCAGGTCCGTCGGAGCTGGAGGCGTATAGCAACGTGATGGCGGACGGACTACGACGCCAGGCCTCGCTGAATCCTTTTGCGTGCGAGATTGAAGGAGCGATTCGGAACCGGTATGTCGGTCGACACTATCTGCGTATACGCAGAGTTCAGGGTACGCAGCAGCTCTTGAGTCTGGCGCCACTCACTCTCCATGGAAAGGAGACCAAGCTCAAGGCGAATTTTATGTCTGAGCGAAGTATAAGAACGGGCCGAGGATTCGAAGTCAGCGGCTTTTTTCGTGGTTCCGAGGAAGGAGGCAGTTGCTGCCACCGAACCTGATACGGCCGAGAGTGCACTCCATACGACGCTTTGATTGAGGGCGGACAGGAAGCCAGAAACCGCCGCTGTGCAAGCTGGAATAAACATCATGAGGCGTCCCCAAAGCTCCGCTCGCTTCGCGGCCTCAAAGTATGCTTGCGCACTATACAAACAGTTCTCCTCCATCCGTTCCAGTTCAGCTTTGGCGGAGTCGTATTGTTCACTGTTCAAGTTGCCTCGCATTCACGATGTGGTGACCTTGGGATTCCCTGAAAGGTACCTGCACGTCCAACGCAGTTCGGGAAGTGAATCCTCCACATTCCTCAGATAGCGTTCGGAGAGTTTTCCTGACTCGTAGAGTGCCACCAGTAAGGCGCGGCGCATAGTGTGACTGGGTTCGCCCTCGAATTTGTGCCTGAGTAGTTGCGCTTCAGACGCTGACGCGTTCATACCTAGATACCGCACTGCGAATTCGCGAGGGAATTCCTCACGATTCTTGTCCTCCATGATGTCCCAGGCGGCACCTTTGGCCTTCTCGCTACCGATCTCTAGACGTACGAAGTAGCGCAGTATCCGCTGTTCGATGTACGGGTAACTGCTGCTTTCGGATGACAGGAGAAAATCGGTGAGCTTGCGCTGTATTTCTCGCTGCCGGTGAGCGCATTCAGCGAAGTAGGCAAAGATCTCCCTTGCTGCGTGCGCCATGAAGCGAAGGTTATCCAAGCACCACCCGACCGCGTAGTCGTCGCCCAACCTGCGAAGCTTGTTGAGGGCAAACCTCATCCGACTGCTGTCGAGTCTTTCCTCGTGTACAAGGTCGTCGAAGTAGTCGCGTATGTCCTCGTCTACGTCCGGATCACCCGTACTAAGGGCCTGATCGATCGAAGACTCGCGCGCGTTCTTCAATGTGTCGAGGGCGTCTGGGAAGTCAAGAATTTTAGTCTTCTGGGCCGACATCGTCAGCCTCTTTGAGCGGAATATTCTATTCACGTCAACTAAGGCGTCGCGTAGCGCATTCCAGTCTTCATGGAAGATCATGATGTCGTCTGAGTAGCGGAAGAAGGGGAACTCGTTTCGCTCAAGGTACTCGTCGACTGGAGCCAAGTAGGCATTCGCTAGAATCCCGGAAGCATCCGATCCCTGCGGAAGCCCCCAAGCATGGTTGATGTTCTGGAAAGTTTTCAGGAAGGAGCTTACGTTCCTGATCGCGGTTTCATTCTGGCATATCAGGTAGAGGTCGTCTGTTAGTAGGTCGATGTCTATGTGCTCGTAGAAGGAAGATACATCGGTAGTCGCTAATTTGAACACCCGATTGCTGCGTAGTTTTCGCTTCGCGCGTTCTCTCATAAGAGTCCAGGAGTCTTTCCAGAATATCGGCCTACCGATTCTGTGATTCCACCTGTAGCTGTACACCTGTCCCTTGCGAAAGTTGTCCAGGTCTGCCGCGAGCTCGAAAATCAGCGAATCATAGATAAGTCTGTCTCGCGCAGAGAATCGGGCCAGCGGGCGGACCGCAATGTCGCTTTTCGGATAGTCCACGATCTCAGTGTGTCGCGGGGTGCAATTGCCGTCACGGATGGTGGCCGCAAGCTCATCCCGTAGCCCGGCCTCCCATTGGCTCTGCACGTCTCCATAAGCGGCAATGTCTGGAATCTCAGAAAACTCTTGTCCGGATACGAGAAGGCGCAATGCGGCGTTAAGGCGAGCATTGACGTCGTACATGGCTGACCCCCCGTTCCCCCCGAGTGCCCCCCTGGTGGTGCGGGGCCCCTGTGACGCTGCGCGCCTCTACGATCGCGTACTCAGGCGTAGATCTGTAGACGATCACTCGGCCCTCGCGTTGAGCGATGAAACCACACGTCCTGCCGAGATGAGTCATCATGCCCGGATGGACTCTCATGGCGAGATGCCGATCGATGCTCAGGCTCCTGTCGCCCGGGCAGCCTGGTCGTTTGCTGAGGCTTACTGGGTCGAGAAGAACATGAGGCAGACGTGGGTATCCGTAGACCCTCTGCTGCGGCGGTGCTGGACGCGGGCGTGGTTGCAACCCTTGCGCGCCAGGGCGGTGTCTGACGGGTTCGACCCGGACCAAGTAGTTGAGGCGTTCGCGGATGCTGCGGTGCAGCATCCGCTTTGGCACCCATTCGCCAAACGGCAGGTTGAGCAGGCAACGCTTCCCGTTACCCGGGAAGGATGGGGGATGAAGGTACATCCGCAGATCGTGGCACCTGATGTAGAGCTTGTACGACTACTGCCTGTACCTCCAGGTGGCGTGCTGAAGCCCAATGAAACCTATGCCTCAGTGCCGCTGCTGATGAGGTACGACACAGCGGCGGGTTGGAGGGTCCTCAACTTCGTCAGCGATGTCGTGCCTACCCCTGGATGGCCTCCCGTCATGGAGTGATCGCTCGCCAACGTGATCACACGTGCAAGGCGACCTATGCGGGGCAGCTGTGGGGCGGGATGCAGCCTGTGACCAACAGAGTGCTGGTGAAGGCGGATGCGCCGCGCAGACTGTAAATCTGCCGGCTCAGCCTTCCCAGGTTCGAATCCTGGCGCCGCCACGCTGAGAGAGACCCCCTTCGATCTGTGATCGGAGGGGGTCTTCGCGTGGCACGGGGCGGGCGCTTCAACAAGGGTGCTCACCGGGGCACACTGGCTCCATGTCGTCCCGTCGCCGCGCCTGCCCCGAGTGCCGTCGTGAGATCGCCGTCGTCGCCGGACGGTACGCGCGTCACGATCCGCCCGGCGCGCGGGGGAACGGGGAACTGACGTCCTGCCCCGGGTCCCGCAGGCACGCCCCGCTCGGGGCGGAACAGCCGTCGCTGGACGGCTACACGGTGCCCGAGTTCCCCGGGCAGATGCCCCTCTTCTAGCGGCCCGTCAGTTACCGGCCACCGACTTCACCGCCACCGACACCGGCGCGGCCCCGCTGATCAGTTCCAGCGTCAGCCCGGCCGTCGCGGGGGTGTCCACCAGCTCCGCCAGCACGGCGGCCACGTCGTCGCGCGGCACCGGGCCGCGCCCCGTGCGGGCCTCCAGACGGACCAGGCCGGTTCCTGCGTCGTCGGTGAGCTGCCCGGGGCGCAGAACCGTCCAGTCCAGGGCGTCCAGGCCGCGCACATAAGCGTCCGCCTCGCCCTTGGCGCGCAGATACACGTCGAAGATCTCGTCGCCCTCGTGGGCCGGGTCCGCGCCCATCGACGACACGATCACGAAACGCCGTACGCCCGCGCGGACGGCCGCGTCGGCGAAGAGGACCGCCGCCGCCTTGTCCACCGTCTCCTTGCGGCCGACTCCGCTGCCCGGGCCCGCGCCCGCCGCGAACACCGCCGCGTCCGCGCCCTCCAGCCGCTCCGCGACCTCCTCCACCGACGCCGACTCCAGGTCGAGCACGATCGGCTCGGCCCCCAGCCCGCGCAGTTCGTCGGCCTGTTCGGGTTTGCGGATGATGCCCGCCGCCTCGTCCCCGCGCGCGACGAGCAGCCGCTCCAGCCGCAGCGCGATCTGACCATGACCACCAGCGATGACAATGCGCATGCCTCCGACCGTACGCCGGGGCGGCCCCGTCCGCCGTGCGACGCCCCCGGAGCCGGCCCGCCGCTACGTGGGACCGCGCGCCTGCCGGGGCAGGCCCGGATCGCCCTCCGACTCCGCCGCCGAACCGCAGTACTCCCGCACCGCGCTCGTCCGCGCCACCA carries:
- a CDS encoding SLATT domain-containing protein; amino-acid sequence: MRGNLNSEQYDSAKAELERMEENCLYSAQAYFEAAKRAELWGRLMMFIPACTAAVSGFLSALNQSVVWSALSAVSGSVAATASFLGTTKKAADFESSARSYTSLRHKIRLELGLLSMESEWRQTQELLRTLNSAYTQIVSTDIPVPNRSFNLARKRIQRGLAS
- a CDS encoding XRE family transcriptional regulator: MYVSEWENGKRTLSDRYAGILRKLLGVTDAELRGGAAPAPVAASADGYDELLSRIDAAGSVGETMVQAFNDQTELLRTMDRQRGAAGLVDQMTGHLAALEDALNFAVLPSARRPVALALAGASTLAAWQAIDSGAVERAWRHYELAKRAARDAEAPMYLAHAMAEQAYVLCEAGRPALGVDLVRDARRTVGQSSSARLRAWLYAAEAEMCAYAGMPDDSRRALDAALATIPAGPEDRDPDMLSIFLNGTHLARWQGNVLAMLGDSDAVTSLYGALEDMDPSFVRARAGLHTDLAHAHLTRAEYDDAHTHLRQARLLAGRTGSVRQRRRVDMLSARL
- a CDS encoding RNA-directed DNA polymerase, with product MYDVNARLNAALRLLVSGQEFSEIPDIAAYGDVQSQWEAGLRDELAATIRDGNCTPRHTEIVDYPKSDIAVRPLARFSARDRLIYDSLIFELAADLDNFRKGQVYSYRWNHRIGRPIFWKDSWTLMRERAKRKLRSNRVFKLATTDVSSFYEHIDIDLLTDDLYLICQNETAIRNVSSFLKTFQNINHAWGLPQGSDASGILANAYLAPVDEYLERNEFPFFRYSDDIMIFHEDWNALRDALVDVNRIFRSKRLTMSAQKTKILDFPDALDTLKNARESSIDQALSTGDPDVDEDIRDYFDDLVHEERLDSSRMRFALNKLRRLGDDYAVGWCLDNLRFMAHAAREIFAYFAECAHRQREIQRKLTDFLLSSESSSYPYIEQRILRYFVRLEIGSEKAKGAAWDIMEDKNREEFPREFAVRYLGMNASASEAQLLRHKFEGEPSHTMRRALLVALYESGKLSERYLRNVEDSLPELRWTCRYLSGNPKVTTS
- a CDS encoding NAD(P)H-binding protein — encoded protein: MRIVIAGGHGQIALRLERLLVARGDEAAGIIRKPEQADELRGLGAEPIVLDLESASVEEVAERLEGADAAVFAAGAGPGSGVGRKETVDKAAAVLFADAAVRAGVRRFVIVSSMGADPAHEGDEIFDVYLRAKGEADAYVRGLDALDWTVLRPGQLTDDAGTGLVRLEARTGRGPVPRDDVAAVLAELVDTPATAGLTLELISGAAPVSVAVKSVAGN
- a CDS encoding GntR family transcriptional regulator, whose translation is MGPKTTKVYETLRERLAAGEYAPGDKLPSERALVDELGIGRTALRQVLARLVAEGALEVRGRSSYRVPGAVSVRRPEGVEPWRIHGERNLYDNRWVKLQLWDVEPPGMESFEHHVVKLHHVAITAVLDDQDRVLMMWRYRFVPQQFGWELPGGIVDPGEEPADTALREVVEETGWRPKTLEHVVSYQPMVGMVDSPHEIFVGHGAERVGEPTDLEEAGHIEWVPLTDIPGLMARGELMGSGTLVALLHILANRRAQGITAAR